The following are encoded in a window of Halorarum salinum genomic DNA:
- a CDS encoding cupredoxin domain-containing protein: MTDRRTFLGGFAASGLGVIAGCLSGDGAQPTGESSATERPAGATADGAGTPTSAAETPPDGTESCPMDASPTGTTETNGTGTPDCPPATGTSTGGSTIDVAVGPEGRLRFDPETVEIRVGDAVRWTFDSAGHNVTSLPGASEKVRNPEGAEPFASYEGDRHYSINEVGSTFEHVFTVPGEYVYVCEPHEDQGMVGTVVVDG, translated from the coding sequence ATGACCGACAGACGGACGTTTCTCGGTGGGTTCGCCGCGTCGGGGCTGGGCGTGATAGCCGGATGCCTGAGCGGGGACGGCGCCCAGCCGACCGGGGAATCGTCGGCGACCGAGCGGCCGGCGGGGGCGACCGCCGACGGTGCCGGGACGCCGACGAGCGCGGCTGAAACGCCACCGGACGGGACGGAGTCGTGTCCGATGGACGCATCACCGACCGGGACGACCGAAACGAACGGGACCGGTACCCCGGACTGTCCCCCCGCTACCGGCACGTCGACGGGCGGCAGCACGATCGACGTGGCGGTCGGCCCGGAGGGGAGGCTCCGATTCGACCCCGAGACGGTCGAGATCCGGGTGGGGGACGCGGTGCGGTGGACCTTCGACAGCGCGGGACACAACGTCACGTCCCTTCCCGGCGCGTCCGAGAAGGTCCGGAACCCGGAGGGGGCCGAGCCGTTCGCGTCCTACGAGGGGGACCGGCACTACTCGATCAACGAGGTAGGATCGACCTTCGAGCACGTCTTCACCGTCCCCGGCGAGTACGTCTACGTCTGTGAACCCCACGAGGACCAGGGGATGGTCGGCACCGTCGTCGTCGACGGCTGA
- a CDS encoding molybdopterin-dependent oxidoreductase, protein MPDQQSDRISKRERYLKRRRFLHAAGAVGGASLLAGCGGSEADTQPTGTAGSPTASTTATETETPEAETETPEETGPSLEERYPGLRILSPEPENAEAAERATYTTLVTPLEELYIRNHYPTPEIDEADWSVSLTGLVDEEVDLSMEELKNGFPTETVFHVMQCSGNGRSYFQPQVGGNQWTFGAVGNAEWTGTPLSAVLERYGADTSDGMWLSAMGGEAPEGEDVFTRSIPMSKVMDDCLLAYEMNGRPLASDHGFPVRLVVPGWYGNNNVKWVNRMHVMDMMVFGEEWEDGDQRTYTHWQQYSYRIIPEQDEAAEQYESVDVYDTYEQMQNPDEIRNAYIFDQLVKSQIGHPGEDSTVTRQPDGSVEVVGVAWAGDQTVDSVEVSDDGGETWGEAEFFRPDLGVFSWRLFRYVWSPEPGEYRLVSRATDSQGRTQPATISSPEEGLRGIQDDMFPWNQDGYIATAYEPHGVNVTVEE, encoded by the coding sequence ATGCCCGATCAACAGTCGGACCGGATCTCGAAGCGCGAGCGCTACCTGAAGCGGCGCCGGTTCCTCCACGCTGCCGGGGCCGTGGGCGGCGCGTCCCTGCTGGCGGGTTGTGGGGGTAGCGAGGCCGACACGCAGCCGACCGGGACGGCGGGGTCGCCGACGGCCTCCACGACCGCCACCGAGACCGAGACGCCCGAGGCCGAGACGGAGACGCCGGAGGAAACCGGCCCGTCCCTCGAGGAGCGGTACCCGGGGCTCCGGATCCTCTCCCCGGAGCCGGAGAACGCGGAGGCCGCGGAGCGGGCGACGTACACGACGCTCGTCACGCCGCTCGAGGAACTGTACATCCGGAACCACTACCCCACCCCGGAGATCGACGAGGCCGACTGGAGCGTCTCGCTGACCGGCTTGGTCGACGAGGAGGTCGACCTCTCGATGGAGGAACTGAAGAACGGGTTCCCGACGGAGACGGTGTTCCACGTGATGCAGTGCTCCGGCAACGGCCGGTCGTACTTCCAGCCGCAGGTCGGCGGCAACCAGTGGACGTTCGGGGCCGTCGGGAACGCCGAGTGGACCGGCACGCCCCTGAGCGCCGTCCTGGAGCGGTACGGTGCCGACACGAGCGACGGGATGTGGCTCTCGGCGATGGGCGGGGAGGCGCCCGAGGGGGAGGACGTCTTCACCCGGTCGATCCCCATGTCGAAGGTGATGGACGACTGCCTGCTCGCCTACGAGATGAACGGACGGCCGCTCGCCTCCGACCACGGCTTCCCCGTGAGGCTCGTCGTCCCCGGCTGGTACGGCAACAACAACGTGAAGTGGGTGAACCGGATGCACGTCATGGACATGATGGTGTTCGGCGAGGAGTGGGAGGACGGCGACCAGCGGACCTACACCCACTGGCAGCAGTACTCCTACCGCATCATCCCCGAACAGGACGAGGCCGCCGAGCAGTACGAGTCGGTCGACGTCTACGACACGTACGAGCAGATGCAGAACCCGGACGAGATCCGGAACGCCTACATCTTCGACCAGCTCGTGAAGTCGCAGATCGGCCACCCCGGCGAAGACAGCACCGTCACCCGACAGCCCGACGGCAGCGTCGAGGTCGTCGGCGTCGCCTGGGCCGGCGACCAGACGGTCGACTCGGTCGAGGTCTCCGACGACGGCGGCGAGACGTGGGGGGAGGCGGAGTTCTTCCGGCCCGACCTGGGCGTCTTCTCCTGGCGCCTGTTCCGCTACGTCTGGTCGCCGGAACCCGGCGAGTACCGGCTCGTCTCGCGGGCGACCGACTCGCAGGGTCGCACCCAGCCGGCGACCATCTCCAGCCCGGAGGAGGGGCTCCGCGGCATCCAGGACGACATGTTCCCGTGGAACCAGGACGGCTACATCGCCACCGCGTACGAGCCCCACGGCGTGAACGTGACCGTGGAGGAGTAG
- a CDS encoding thrombospondin type 3 repeat-containing protein, whose protein sequence is MLPVPAVRALVLALLFGATVGGGAVHAVPDPGAVAAALADPAGDADGDGLSNAAELRRGTDPGNPDTDGDALPDGVEVHATGALPDADPLRTDVYVEVDYRTGCGLPERDAERLRRTFADAPVENPGGDTGVALHLVRDDAVPGTDPIPADLLYRYAHEYRDRGDAGHHYVLLAPARGYNEGHASLVTCGDPAVFVHELGHSLGLREEVAPGIDGREVRFDRYPSAMNYEAPGHHLDYSAGGAGDGDHDDWGRLQRGAETPPVERLCADVGATSAGCGGSAARTAR, encoded by the coding sequence GTGCTCCCCGTCCCCGCCGTACGCGCGCTCGTCCTGGCGCTGCTGTTCGGGGCGACGGTCGGCGGCGGCGCCGTCCACGCGGTTCCGGACCCGGGAGCCGTCGCCGCGGCCCTCGCGGACCCGGCGGGCGACGCCGACGGCGACGGCCTCTCGAACGCGGCGGAGCTCCGGCGCGGAACCGACCCGGGGAACCCCGACACCGACGGCGACGCGCTCCCGGACGGCGTCGAGGTGCACGCGACCGGCGCGCTCCCCGATGCGGACCCGCTCCGGACGGACGTGTACGTGGAGGTCGACTACCGGACGGGCTGTGGGCTCCCGGAGCGGGACGCCGAACGGCTCCGGAGGACGTTCGCGGACGCGCCCGTCGAGAACCCCGGCGGTGACACGGGGGTGGCGCTCCACCTGGTCCGGGACGACGCGGTGCCCGGGACCGACCCGATCCCCGCCGACCTGCTCTACCGCTACGCGCACGAGTACCGCGACCGCGGCGACGCCGGCCACCACTACGTCCTCCTGGCGCCGGCGCGGGGCTACAACGAGGGGCACGCGAGCCTCGTCACATGCGGGGACCCCGCCGTGTTCGTCCACGAACTCGGCCACTCGCTGGGGCTTCGCGAGGAGGTCGCGCCGGGCATCGACGGCCGCGAGGTGCGCTTCGACCGCTATCCGAGCGCCATGAACTACGAGGCCCCGGGCCACCACCTCGACTACTCCGCGGGCGGGGCCGGCGACGGGGACCACGACGACTGGGGCCGCCTCCAGCGCGGCGCCGAGACGCCCCCGGTCGAGCGCCTCTGTGCGGACGTCGGGGCGACCTCCGCCGGCTGTGGGGGGTCGGCCGCCCGAACGGCGCGGTGA
- a CDS encoding UPF0179 family protein — protein sequence MTTVTLVGSRLAEEGTEFVYEGESSACEGCPYRGQCLNLVEGRRYRVSDVRENTQLLDCAVHDAGVRAVEVEPSTVAANVPSKGAYAGSKASLAGPCPHVECPSHEFCVPQGADFDEEHRIAEVRGDPPHDHCALDRDLTLVEFAAPDGE from the coding sequence ATGACCACGGTCACGCTCGTCGGTAGCCGCCTCGCGGAGGAGGGCACCGAGTTCGTGTACGAGGGGGAGTCGTCGGCCTGCGAGGGCTGTCCGTACCGGGGGCAGTGTCTCAACCTCGTCGAGGGCCGCCGCTACCGCGTGAGCGACGTGCGCGAGAACACCCAGTTGCTCGACTGTGCGGTCCACGACGCCGGCGTCCGCGCGGTCGAGGTCGAGCCGTCGACGGTCGCCGCCAACGTGCCCTCGAAGGGCGCGTACGCCGGGAGCAAGGCCTCCCTCGCCGGCCCGTGTCCCCACGTCGAGTGCCCCAGCCACGAGTTCTGCGTCCCACAGGGCGCCGACTTCGACGAGGAGCACCGCATCGCGGAGGTCCGCGGCGACCCGCCCCACGACCACTGCGCGCTGGACCGCGATCTCACGCTCGTCGAGTTCGCGGCGCCCGACGGGGAGTGA
- a CDS encoding FKBP-type peptidyl-prolyl cis-trans isomerase — translation MAEPGNVAVVHVEARVAEGEDAGETFETTDVDVALESGSYDPHRDYTPMEFRVGAGEVPPAIDDAVRDLSVGEERTVTADPEDAFGPRDEGAVVEVDWDDLGDGDGPDAAVGKPVTAETGEVGWITDANGDVVTVDFNHEFAGQPVTFVVRLLDEREPSAGDD, via the coding sequence ATGGCGGAACCGGGGAACGTCGCGGTCGTCCACGTCGAGGCGAGGGTCGCCGAGGGGGAGGACGCCGGCGAGACGTTCGAGACGACCGACGTCGACGTCGCGCTCGAGTCGGGGAGCTACGACCCCCACCGCGACTACACGCCGATGGAGTTCCGGGTCGGCGCGGGGGAGGTGCCGCCGGCGATCGACGACGCGGTTCGGGACCTGTCCGTCGGGGAGGAACGGACGGTCACGGCGGACCCGGAGGACGCGTTCGGCCCCCGCGACGAGGGCGCCGTCGTCGAGGTGGACTGGGACGACCTCGGGGACGGCGACGGACCGGATGCCGCCGTCGGGAAACCCGTCACGGCAGAGACCGGCGAGGTCGGCTGGATAACGGACGCGAACGGGGACGTCGTCACCGTCGACTTCAACCACGAGTTCGCCGGCCAGCCGGTCACCTTCGTCGTCAGGTTGCTGGACGAACGCGAGCCGTCGGCCGGGGACGACTGA
- a CDS encoding PH domain-containing protein — translation METLDPRVRFLWAAGALVTAAVLGAAGFALVRFGVPVPGTGVLAVVVVVAVAGAVLAVLRYRVWRFEVREDSLYLVRGVLTRTDTSVPFVRVQHVDTRRGPVERAVGLASVVVYTAGTRGADIAIPGLTPERAGELRERLRDLATESELDAV, via the coding sequence ATGGAGACACTCGACCCCCGCGTCCGGTTCCTCTGGGCCGCGGGCGCGCTCGTCACCGCGGCGGTGCTCGGCGCCGCCGGGTTCGCGCTCGTCCGGTTCGGCGTTCCAGTCCCCGGAACCGGCGTCCTCGCGGTCGTCGTCGTCGTCGCGGTCGCCGGGGCCGTCCTCGCGGTCCTCCGCTACCGCGTCTGGCGCTTCGAGGTGCGCGAGGACTCGCTGTACCTCGTCCGCGGGGTCCTCACCCGCACCGACACCTCGGTGCCGTTCGTCCGCGTCCAGCACGTCGACACCAGACGCGGCCCCGTCGAACGGGCCGTCGGGCTGGCGAGCGTCGTCGTGTACACGGCCGGGACGCGCGGGGCCGACATCGCCATCCCGGGGCTGACGCCCGAGCGTGCTGGGGAACTCCGGGAGCGCCTGCGCGACCTCGCGACCGAGAGCGAACTGGACGCCGTCTGA
- a CDS encoding DUF5820 family protein yields MSFDPESLADGWRVWNEEPEGRTVLVYRPDVFDGDEFPSACLPTLYVTNGSPRKRPGAAHRETDEWRVTLFLEPEVEAESTTLGDRAEAVGAAADLAERFASGDVDYRGVYQVPREEYFAELDELTGRTP; encoded by the coding sequence ATGAGCTTCGATCCGGAGTCGCTGGCGGACGGCTGGCGCGTCTGGAACGAGGAGCCGGAGGGGCGGACCGTGCTCGTCTACCGGCCGGACGTGTTCGACGGCGACGAGTTCCCGTCGGCCTGCCTCCCGACCCTCTACGTGACGAACGGCTCCCCGCGCAAGCGGCCGGGCGCGGCCCACCGCGAGACGGACGAGTGGCGGGTCACCCTGTTCCTCGAACCCGAGGTCGAGGCCGAGTCGACGACGCTCGGGGACCGGGCGGAGGCGGTCGGGGCGGCCGCCGACCTCGCCGAGCGGTTCGCGAGCGGCGACGTCGACTACCGCGGCGTCTATCAGGTTCCCCGCGAGGAGTACTTCGCGGAGTTGGACGAACTGACCGGTCGAACGCCGTAG
- a CDS encoding AAA domain-containing protein translates to MNVRGPILSVGEVRSVDTKYGERDLAELTVRPDDGAADAATVTLWGKWTHTAEHAEPGMELLVTDAERDDHGDREGYTTSKESYVVLEPDFLVDVTDVRSWVQCPRMYYLNKLSGVPLNYPVVKGTIVHEVFGDLLRGVDLEESIEDQVADAGLELGLLGREREEVVDEVRRNAAAIEGWLNQGTLTPEGDEAGTAPSEWDGTPAETDWRSEYTLISPTFGVKGRADALRRGMPVELKTGKNTNRDPRFQDKIQAACYALLLRERGVPADTGTLLYTKNTALDRSEASGDLSPAKEFSVGKGLLEFVVRTRNEIAATEFDVSVPTGFEADAKCEYCFEQDTCMVVSGRLDQESKAGQIGTPLPEEERDYFDRSYRAIEEERRETHAEYRKLWEQTAEERAADDRALVDLDPLDREELPGGRWRLRARKDPEAVSKLREGDVALASDGDPAAGHSELCRIEELGEEVAVTTDEPVDLRRLDVYPSEISVDRMLTALHDALLKGDSDRKDVLFGRREPEFADGDDTFIDNNESQNRAVNRAVNAEDFALVHGPPGTGKTYTIARIVRALVERGDRVLLSAFTNRAVDNALEALREQGFEGAVRYGTETGVRGDMQDVRLVRRGEPNDRAAELNGASVVAATTAACGSRAMREQGFDVALVDEASQLTEPGTLAAVNLADGFVLVGDHEQLPPVVRAENDLQRSLFQRLIEDHPDAGVMLDRQYRMSQRIQAFSSSEFYDGALRPATPEVAGQTLADLGVDADVLPPELRANVAFVDPDGRREGNANPAEAERVAAVVESYVDAGVPRGEIGVIAPFRAQVAEIGRRTDVTVDTVDRFQGSSEEVIVVSFVATDSLDSPIFEDPRRMNVALTRARKALCLVGDADALASDPFYRRMLDWARR, encoded by the coding sequence GTGAACGTCCGCGGTCCGATCCTGTCGGTCGGCGAGGTCCGTTCGGTGGACACGAAGTACGGCGAGCGCGACCTGGCGGAACTGACCGTGCGACCCGACGACGGCGCGGCTGACGCGGCGACGGTGACGCTGTGGGGCAAGTGGACCCACACCGCCGAGCACGCCGAACCCGGGATGGAACTGCTGGTCACGGATGCCGAGCGCGACGACCACGGCGACCGCGAGGGGTACACGACCTCGAAGGAGTCGTACGTGGTGCTCGAACCGGACTTCCTCGTCGACGTGACCGACGTTCGGTCGTGGGTCCAGTGTCCCCGGATGTACTACCTGAACAAGCTCTCGGGCGTCCCGCTGAACTACCCGGTCGTCAAGGGGACCATCGTCCACGAGGTGTTCGGCGACCTCCTGCGCGGCGTCGACCTGGAGGAGAGCATCGAGGACCAGGTGGCGGACGCGGGGCTCGAACTGGGCCTGCTCGGCCGCGAGCGCGAGGAGGTCGTAGACGAGGTGCGCCGCAACGCGGCCGCCATCGAGGGGTGGCTGAACCAGGGGACCCTGACGCCCGAGGGGGACGAGGCGGGGACCGCCCCGTCGGAGTGGGACGGGACGCCCGCGGAGACCGACTGGCGCTCGGAGTACACGCTCATCTCTCCGACGTTCGGCGTGAAGGGCCGGGCCGACGCGCTCCGCCGCGGGATGCCGGTCGAACTGAAGACGGGGAAGAACACGAACCGGGACCCGCGCTTCCAGGACAAGATCCAGGCGGCCTGCTACGCGCTGCTGCTCCGGGAACGCGGCGTCCCGGCGGACACCGGCACGCTGCTGTACACGAAGAACACCGCGCTCGACCGCTCGGAGGCGAGCGGCGACCTCTCGCCGGCCAAGGAGTTCTCGGTCGGGAAGGGCCTGCTCGAGTTCGTCGTCCGCACGCGCAACGAGATCGCCGCGACGGAGTTCGACGTCTCGGTCCCGACCGGGTTCGAGGCCGACGCGAAGTGCGAGTACTGCTTCGAGCAGGACACCTGCATGGTCGTCTCCGGCCGCCTCGACCAGGAGTCGAAGGCGGGCCAGATCGGGACGCCGCTCCCCGAGGAGGAGCGCGACTACTTCGACCGCTCCTACCGCGCGATCGAGGAGGAGCGCCGCGAGACCCACGCCGAGTACCGGAAGCTCTGGGAGCAGACGGCCGAGGAACGCGCCGCGGACGACCGGGCGCTGGTCGATCTCGACCCGCTCGACCGCGAGGAGCTGCCCGGCGGCCGCTGGCGGCTGCGGGCCCGGAAGGACCCCGAGGCGGTCTCGAAGCTCCGCGAGGGCGACGTGGCGCTCGCCTCGGACGGCGACCCGGCGGCGGGCCACAGCGAGCTGTGTCGCATCGAGGAACTCGGCGAGGAGGTCGCCGTCACGACCGACGAGCCGGTCGACCTCCGCCGGCTGGACGTCTACCCCTCCGAGATCTCGGTCGACCGGATGCTGACCGCCCTTCACGACGCGCTGTTGAAGGGCGACTCCGACCGCAAGGACGTGCTGTTCGGGCGGCGCGAACCCGAGTTCGCCGACGGCGACGACACCTTCATCGACAACAACGAGTCGCAGAACCGGGCGGTGAACCGCGCCGTGAACGCCGAGGACTTCGCGCTGGTCCACGGCCCGCCGGGGACCGGGAAGACGTACACCATCGCCCGCATCGTCCGCGCGCTCGTCGAACGCGGCGATCGGGTGCTGCTGTCGGCGTTCACCAACCGCGCGGTCGACAACGCGCTCGAAGCCCTCCGCGAGCAGGGGTTCGAGGGCGCCGTCCGGTACGGCACGGAGACCGGCGTCCGGGGCGACATGCAGGACGTCAGGCTCGTCCGCCGTGGCGAGCCGAACGACCGCGCGGCCGAACTGAACGGCGCGTCCGTCGTGGCCGCCACCACCGCGGCCTGCGGCTCGCGCGCGATGCGCGAGCAGGGGTTCGACGTCGCGCTCGTCGACGAGGCCTCACAGCTCACCGAACCGGGGACGCTGGCCGCGGTCAACCTCGCGGACGGGTTCGTGCTCGTCGGCGACCACGAGCAGTTGCCGCCCGTCGTCCGGGCCGAAAACGACCTCCAGCGGTCGCTGTTCCAGCGGCTCATCGAGGACCATCCGGACGCGGGCGTGATGCTCGACCGGCAGTACCGGATGAGCCAGCGCATCCAGGCGTTCTCCTCCAGCGAGTTCTACGACGGCGCCCTTCGACCGGCGACCCCCGAGGTGGCGGGACAGACCCTGGCCGATCTCGGCGTCGACGCCGACGTCCTGCCGCCCGAACTCCGAGCGAACGTCGCCTTCGTCGACCCGGACGGTCGGCGGGAGGGGAACGCGAACCCGGCGGAGGCCGAGCGCGTCGCGGCGGTCGTCGAGTCGTACGTCGACGCCGGCGTCCCGCGCGGGGAGATCGGCGTCATCGCGCCGTTCCGCGCGCAGGTCGCCGAGATCGGCCGACGGACCGACGTCACCGTCGACACCGTCGACCGGTTCCAGGGGTCGAGCGAGGAGGTGATCGTCGTCTCGTTCGTCGCCACCGACTCGCTCGACTCGCCGATCTTCGAGGACCCGCGCCGGATGAACGTCGCGCTGACCCGGGCGAGGAAGGCGCTCTGTCTCGTGGGGGACGCCGACGCGCTGGCCTCCGACCCGTTCTACCGGCGGATGCTCGACTGGGCGCGGCGCTGA
- a CDS encoding PH domain-containing protein, protein MTRLHPLSAVLDAARAALQFGSFGFFAVLLLSGPLGFGDAAAAFVLAPLGAVVGAGYAVARYLRFEYDLRPEHLVVTSGVFARQEREIPLRRIQNVDVSRGVIQRLLGLATVRFETAGGSATEATLDAVGVDEAERLRHEVGERVRAVRERERASGDAAGRGATAESTGQAAGTAGTRTGPADGLTGTERGPRTPAAEPERETLYEISGGDLLVLSAVSFRPGAIAAPVFGAPFVGDLVVDGLLVTFRLLGGGRGGGFPDDLAILFTALAGLLAFALAVWVASAALTYVRYYDFRLERVADELRYERGLAGRYSGTIPLDKMQTVTVGENAAMRRLGYASLSVETAGYAPGSDGAGGAETTVPLASRDRVFSLARDLQPFGERSFRRPPTRARRRYAVRYVIVSFVLAGLGLAAARALSPVPDLVALVPLVGLPLAPVAARAKWRHRGYDEADDAVLTRSGFWHRSTRVVPYYRLQTVFVRRTVFQRRWGLASVTADTASTSSFVVGDATAYDLDGGDADRLRERLIERLRADLAERRGSGGTRGDGRRGDDADEGAGEDDADGYDAGEDDRLTDEVEADEDGADGGAPGDATGPGGPNA, encoded by the coding sequence ATGACCAGACTCCACCCGCTCTCGGCGGTGCTCGACGCGGCCCGGGCGGCGCTCCAGTTCGGCTCCTTCGGGTTCTTCGCGGTACTGCTGCTGTCCGGACCGCTCGGGTTCGGCGACGCCGCCGCGGCGTTCGTGCTGGCGCCCCTCGGCGCGGTCGTCGGCGCCGGCTACGCCGTCGCACGGTACCTCCGGTTCGAGTACGACCTGCGCCCGGAGCACCTCGTCGTCACCTCGGGCGTGTTCGCCAGACAGGAGCGCGAGATTCCCCTCCGGCGGATCCAGAACGTGGACGTCTCCAGGGGCGTCATCCAGCGCCTGCTGGGGCTCGCGACTGTTCGGTTCGAGACGGCCGGGGGCAGCGCGACCGAGGCCACGCTGGACGCGGTCGGCGTCGACGAGGCCGAGCGCCTCCGCCACGAGGTCGGGGAGCGCGTCCGCGCCGTCCGCGAGCGGGAGCGGGCGAGCGGGGACGCCGCCGGACGCGGAGCGACCGCGGAGTCGACGGGCCAGGCCGCCGGGACGGCGGGGACGCGGACGGGGCCCGCCGACGGCCTAACGGGGACGGAACGCGGCCCCCGCACGCCGGCCGCCGAACCCGAACGGGAGACGCTGTACGAGATCTCGGGGGGCGACCTGCTCGTGCTCAGCGCCGTCTCGTTCCGGCCGGGCGCGATCGCGGCGCCGGTGTTCGGCGCGCCGTTCGTCGGCGACCTCGTCGTCGACGGCCTGCTCGTGACGTTTCGCCTCCTCGGCGGCGGACGAGGGGGTGGATTCCCGGACGACCTCGCGATCCTGTTCACCGCGCTCGCCGGCCTGCTCGCGTTCGCGCTCGCGGTCTGGGTCGCCAGCGCCGCGCTCACGTACGTCCGGTACTACGACTTCCGGCTCGAACGCGTCGCGGACGAACTCCGGTACGAGCGCGGGCTGGCGGGTCGGTACAGCGGGACGATCCCGCTCGACAAGATGCAGACGGTCACGGTCGGCGAGAACGCCGCGATGCGGAGGCTCGGCTACGCGAGCCTCTCGGTGGAGACGGCGGGGTACGCGCCGGGATCGGACGGCGCGGGCGGCGCGGAGACCACGGTCCCGCTGGCGTCCCGCGACCGCGTGTTCTCGCTCGCGCGCGACCTCCAGCCGTTCGGCGAGCGGTCGTTCCGACGGCCGCCGACTCGCGCCCGCCGGCGGTACGCCGTCAGGTACGTCATCGTCTCGTTCGTCCTGGCGGGTCTCGGTCTCGCCGCCGCGCGCGCCCTGTCGCCGGTGCCGGACCTCGTCGCGCTCGTCCCGCTCGTCGGCCTCCCGCTCGCGCCCGTCGCCGCCCGGGCGAAGTGGCGTCACCGCGGGTACGACGAGGCCGACGACGCCGTGTTGACCCGATCGGGATTCTGGCACCGGAGCACCCGCGTGGTCCCGTACTACCGGCTCCAGACCGTGTTCGTCCGCCGGACGGTGTTCCAGCGCCGCTGGGGGCTCGCGAGCGTCACGGCCGACACGGCGTCGACGTCGAGTTTCGTCGTCGGCGACGCGACCGCGTACGACCTCGACGGCGGGGACGCCGATCGGCTCCGGGAGCGCCTGATCGAACGGCTCCGCGCGGACCTGGCCGAACGTCGCGGGTCGGGGGGAACGCGCGGGGACGGACGACGCGGAGACGACGCGGACGAAGGCGCGGGTGAAGACGACGCGGACGGATACGACGCGGGTGAAGACGATCGGCTCACGGACGAGGTCGAGGCCGACGAGGACGGCGCCGACGGCGGGGCGCCCGGGGACGCGACCGGCCCGGGCGGGCCAAACGCCTGA
- a CDS encoding DUF6789 family protein, giving the protein MTNGAAAATGEQTGKRETDIGVREILIAGGAGFVGMVAMVPFFAVGYALGVISPDAFAGLAELLGVPAESSLAFPLGAFIFVGGGMTTLPILFVSLAEFLPPARSTALRGVTYAVIIWTGFLIAFWTGQTGLLLWGYVLVSLLAHVAYGYVLGSLFLRYAHIPRYEV; this is encoded by the coding sequence ATGACGAACGGCGCCGCTGCCGCGACGGGGGAACAGACCGGCAAACGGGAGACCGACATCGGGGTCCGCGAGATCCTGATCGCCGGCGGCGCCGGGTTCGTCGGGATGGTCGCGATGGTGCCGTTCTTCGCGGTCGGGTACGCGCTCGGCGTCATCTCGCCGGACGCGTTCGCCGGCCTGGCCGAACTCCTCGGCGTTCCGGCGGAGTCCTCGCTCGCGTTCCCGCTCGGCGCGTTCATCTTCGTCGGCGGCGGGATGACGACGCTCCCCATCCTCTTCGTGTCGCTCGCGGAGTTCCTCCCGCCGGCGCGGTCGACGGCGCTCCGGGGCGTCACCTACGCGGTCATCATCTGGACCGGCTTCCTCATCGCGTTCTGGACCGGTCAGACCGGGCTACTGCTGTGGGGGTACGTCCTCGTCAGCCTGCTCGCCCACGTCGCGTACGGCTACGTGCTGGGCTCGCTGTTCCTGCGCTACGCGCACATTCCCCGGTACGAGGTCTGA